ATCGATCAGACCATGCATATAGCATTGCAGAACAGCGTATTAAAAAATATGGCCTATGGTCACTATTATTTGCATGGGTGCCAATGATTGGCGACCCATTGACTGTGGTCGCAGGTGTATTACGCATTCGTTTATTGTGGTTTTTAATCTTAGTCAGCACTGGGAAATTGCTACGCTATGTGGTGGTTGCTTATTTTGTTTTGCAAGCAAGATAATCATTTTATTCAGATAGTTAAAGCGAAACTTAAAAAGCTTGTATAATAGCCCCAACCCTACGCATTACCAATCAGCGTAGCGGCATAATAAAGATGGCTGATTATTCTCAATCGCCATACTAGACAATCCTTATATTCGTCTGCCTCGATTGGTATTGCTATCGTGCAATTGGCCGCCGTAGGAAAACAAACAATGAACAATGAAGTGATAAACACTGACACAAATCAACCTATTATTGCAGGTGATTTTAATAATTTAGGCTTAGCACAACCGCTATTAAAAGCCATTGAAGATGCTGGTTACACCATACCAACACCGATTCAAATTAAAGCAATTCCTCTCGTTTTACAAGGTGGCGATTTACTCGCTGGCGCACAAACTGGCACGGGCAAAACGGCAGGGTTTACCTTACCTATTTTGCATTTACTTTCGCAAAAACCCGCTCCAAAACCAGCAAAAGGCAAGCCTCGCTGCTTAATTCTAACGCCCACGCGTGAATTGGCCGCCCAAATTGGTGAGTCAGTCGCTACTTATGGCAAATATTTGACTTTAAAGTCGATGGTAGTGTTTGGCGGGGTGAGTATTAATCCACAAATTAATCGTCTGGAACGATTGATTGATATTTTAGTCGCTACGCCAGGCCGTTTGTTGGATTTAGCTAACCAAGGAAAGGTGGATTTATCTGGTATCGAAATTCTTGTGCTAGATGAAGCTGACCGTATGTTAGATATGGGGTTTATCCATGACATTAAAAAGATTTTGGCAAGATTACCCAAACAGCGTCAAAACTTATTGTTTTCTGCCACTTTTGCTGATGAAATTAAACGGCTAGCCGATAGCCTATTGAATAATCCTGGTTTTGTTGAAGTAGCAAAACGCAACACCGCCTCAGAGATGGTAGCGCAAACAGTACATATGGTGCCACAAGCGCACAAACGTGATTTAGTTGCGCATTTGATTAAACAAAACAACTGGCAACAAGTGTTAATTTTCACGCGCACCAAGCACGGCGCCAATCGATTGGCTGAAAAATTAGTCAAAAGTGATATTAGTGCACTTGCTATTCATGGCAATAAAAGCCAAGGCGCTCGTACCAGAGCGTTAGCCGAATTTAAGGCAGGCAACACACGCGTATTAGTGGCAACCGATATTGCTGCTCGTGGCTTGGATATTGATCAGTTGCCACAAGTCGTGAATTTTGAATTACCGAACGTGGCTGAAGATTATGTGCATCGAATCGGTCGTACTGGCCGTGCAGGTGCTTCTGGCGCTGCGATTTCTTTGGTTGATCGCGAAGAATTAAAATATCTAAAAGATATTGAAAAACTCATTAATCGTGAGATTCCTCGTGTTCAAGTTGAAGGCTTTGAAGCACCAACAGTGATTGAACCGGAACCACCAAGATTATTCCGCGGACAACAACCCAATGGCGGCCAAAACCAGAAGAAAAAACAAAGTCAAGCCAAGCGCCCACAAGGTCAAGTCAATGCAAGAGGTCAAAGTAATGGTCAAGGACAACAACGTGCATTTGGACAAGAGGCAAAACCACCAAGAGGTGAGCAAGCTAACAGAAAGCCTAATCATCCATCTAATGAAAATTTATCTGAAGCCGCAAGACACCAAGCACAGCCGCAACCCCCTATTTATGCGGCGGATTTAAAAACCAACTATCGTCCTGGTGGCAGAAATAATAGCGGTACCGGCGCTGGTAATCGCGCCAGAAACAATCATGGTAGGAACAGCAATACAAGCCATGGCGGCGGTAACCGAGGCAGATAAATGTTAAGGATGTGGGTGGACGCCGATGCTTGCCCAGTGGTAATTAAAGAAATGCTTTATCGTGCGGCTGACCGAGCGAAGGTGGAAACC
This region of Methylophilaceae bacterium genomic DNA includes:
- a CDS encoding DEAD/DEAH box helicase codes for the protein MNNEVINTDTNQPIIAGDFNNLGLAQPLLKAIEDAGYTIPTPIQIKAIPLVLQGGDLLAGAQTGTGKTAGFTLPILHLLSQKPAPKPAKGKPRCLILTPTRELAAQIGESVATYGKYLTLKSMVVFGGVSINPQINRLERLIDILVATPGRLLDLANQGKVDLSGIEILVLDEADRMLDMGFIHDIKKILARLPKQRQNLLFSATFADEIKRLADSLLNNPGFVEVAKRNTASEMVAQTVHMVPQAHKRDLVAHLIKQNNWQQVLIFTRTKHGANRLAEKLVKSDISALAIHGNKSQGARTRALAEFKAGNTRVLVATDIAARGLDIDQLPQVVNFELPNVAEDYVHRIGRTGRAGASGAAISLVDREELKYLKDIEKLINREIPRVQVEGFEAPTVIEPEPPRLFRGQQPNGGQNQKKKQSQAKRPQGQVNARGQSNGQGQQRAFGQEAKPPRGEQANRKPNHPSNENLSEAARHQAQPQPPIYAADLKTNYRPGGRNNSGTGAGNRARNNHGRNSNTSHGGGNRGR